A genomic window from Yoonia rosea includes:
- a CDS encoding carbohydrate ABC transporter permease, translating into MSVSPAFPNTHADRPQRGWYKRNEIAITPWLFLLPAMIFFAIYVIFPIGQSFWISFHEWDGLGEKTWVGTANYERLLGWGDANVDRKFSVSFWNNLKWLVLYLLAIPAGLFIALFLNQTVTGIRFYKSMFFFPFVISQVVVGLVFSWFYLPREGLLNAILGFFGAGPINVLGDPTLATYGIIAAGLWPQTAYCMILYLTGLNAVDPEQVEAARLDGAKGPKMLWYVILPQLKPATFIAFVVTIIGALRSFDLISVMTNGGPFGSTRVLSFYMFEESLSEFGFRMGYGAAIAVILFFIMLGFITYFLYAMYRDEKGAH; encoded by the coding sequence ATGTCGGTGTCACCCGCCTTCCCAAACACCCACGCCGACAGGCCGCAGCGCGGCTGGTACAAGCGCAACGAGATTGCGATCACCCCGTGGCTGTTCCTGCTGCCGGCGATGATCTTTTTTGCGATCTACGTCATTTTTCCTATTGGCCAGTCGTTCTGGATTTCATTTCACGAATGGGACGGGCTGGGCGAGAAAACATGGGTCGGCACCGCCAACTACGAACGCCTACTTGGGTGGGGCGATGCCAATGTTGACCGCAAGTTTTCGGTGTCGTTCTGGAACAACCTCAAATGGCTGGTGCTCTATCTGCTGGCGATCCCCGCAGGCCTCTTTATTGCGCTTTTCCTCAACCAGACCGTCACAGGCATCCGCTTTTACAAGTCGATGTTCTTTTTCCCTTTTGTCATCAGCCAGGTCGTTGTGGGTCTGGTGTTCAGCTGGTTCTACCTGCCGCGCGAAGGGCTTTTGAACGCGATCCTTGGTTTCTTTGGTGCAGGCCCGATCAACGTGCTGGGCGATCCGACATTGGCAACCTACGGCATTATCGCGGCTGGCCTGTGGCCACAGACGGCATACTGCATGATCCTCTATCTGACGGGTCTGAACGCCGTTGATCCCGAACAGGTCGAGGCCGCGCGCCTTGATGGCGCGAAGGGTCCAAAGATGCTGTGGTATGTGATCCTGCCCCAACTCAAGCCTGCGACCTTTATCGCCTTTGTCGTCACCATCATCGGCGCGCTGCGGTCCTTCGACCTGATCAGTGTCATGACCAACGGCGGGCCTTTCGGATCAACCCGCGTGTTGTCGTTCTATATGTTCGAGGAATCACTATCCGAATTCGGGTTTCGCATGGGCTATGGTGCGGCCATTGCCGTGATCCTGTTCTTCATCATGCTGGGGTTCATCACCTATTTCCTCTACGCGATGTACCGTGACGAAAAGGGAGCGCACTGA
- a CDS encoding SMP-30/gluconolactonase/LRE family protein, translating to MIYDDTQCQLGEGPLWHPLRKQLFWFDILGKRLHTKGQHWQFDTYVSAAGWTSESTLLIASSTALMHFDISTGETEIITPLEADNPVTRSNDGRADPQGGFWIGTMGIDTEDGAGAIYRYHKGELRQLYAPITISNAICFAPDGKTAYFTDTPTQQIMRVALDDQGWPMGDPVLHIDLSRTAFRPDGAVVDAAGNLWNAQWGVGRVAVYDPSGGFLESYNFAARQTSCPAFGGDDLQTLFCTSAAVGIEGPEQGKTFAVPTKAAGQAEHQVIL from the coding sequence ATGATTTACGATGACACCCAGTGCCAGCTTGGTGAAGGACCGCTCTGGCATCCTTTGCGCAAGCAACTGTTCTGGTTTGATATTCTGGGAAAACGTCTGCACACGAAAGGCCAGCACTGGCAGTTTGACACCTATGTCAGTGCCGCCGGCTGGACCAGTGAAAGCACCCTGCTGATCGCGTCCAGCACCGCGTTGATGCATTTTGATATCTCGACCGGAGAAACCGAGATCATCACGCCACTGGAGGCCGACAATCCGGTCACGCGCTCGAACGACGGCCGGGCGGACCCGCAGGGTGGTTTCTGGATCGGAACCATGGGAATTGATACCGAAGACGGCGCGGGCGCGATCTATCGCTATCATAAAGGCGAGCTGCGCCAGCTTTACGCGCCGATCACGATTTCCAATGCGATCTGTTTCGCGCCTGATGGCAAGACCGCCTACTTTACCGACACGCCGACGCAGCAGATCATGCGCGTGGCGCTTGATGACCAAGGCTGGCCCATGGGCGACCCTGTGCTGCACATTGACCTCAGCCGCACAGCCTTCCGTCCAGACGGCGCGGTCGTCGATGCCGCAGGCAACCTGTGGAACGCGCAATGGGGTGTCGGGCGGGTGGCCGTCTATGACCCGTCCGGGGGTTTCCTCGAGAGCTACAATTTTGCAGCGCGCCAAACCTCTTGCCCGGCATTTGGCGGTGACGATCTGCAAACGCTGTTCTGCACCAGTGCCGCCGTGGGGATAGAAGGCCCTGAGCAGGGCAAAACATTTGCCGTCCCGACGAAGGCTGCTGGACAAGCCGAACATCAGGTTATCCTCTAA
- a CDS encoding carbohydrate ABC transporter permease, whose protein sequence is MFPTPIAKTSRTWQISYQVLLPVMLIIWLLPLIAVANFSIKPESDFVNGNYWGIPSSFEAFSNYGRVFFESNMPRYLWNSLFITIPTVIGAVALSAMAGFALGVYKFKGNLLIFFIFIAGNFVPFQILMVPVRDLTLSLNLYDTKTGLVLFHIAFQTGFCTLFMRNFIRALPFPLIEAARVEGIAEWRIFLFVVLPLMKPALAALAVLIFTFIWNDYFWAVVLTQGPDAQPVTAGITEFNSQYRAAYHLMSAGSIVAALPPVAMFFLMQKHFIAGLTLGAVK, encoded by the coding sequence ATGTTTCCGACACCGATCGCAAAGACCTCGCGCACGTGGCAGATCTCGTATCAGGTTCTTTTGCCGGTGATGTTGATCATCTGGCTCTTGCCGCTAATCGCCGTAGCCAACTTCTCAATCAAACCCGAGTCAGATTTCGTCAACGGCAACTACTGGGGCATCCCCAGCAGTTTTGAGGCCTTCTCGAACTACGGACGCGTTTTCTTTGAATCTAACATGCCGCGCTATTTGTGGAATTCGCTCTTTATTACGATCCCCACGGTGATCGGGGCGGTCGCGCTGTCTGCCATGGCCGGTTTTGCACTGGGTGTGTACAAGTTCAAAGGTAATCTGCTGATCTTTTTCATCTTCATTGCGGGCAACTTTGTTCCGTTCCAGATCCTGATGGTGCCCGTGCGGGACCTGACACTGAGCCTGAACCTCTATGACACCAAAACAGGTCTGGTGCTGTTCCACATCGCCTTCCAGACCGGATTTTGCACACTCTTCATGCGCAACTTCATCCGTGCGCTGCCCTTTCCGTTGATCGAGGCTGCCCGTGTCGAAGGCATCGCCGAATGGCGGATCTTCCTTTTCGTGGTCCTGCCTTTGATGAAGCCCGCGCTGGCAGCGCTTGCCGTGCTGATCTTTACCTTCATCTGGAACGATTATTTCTGGGCTGTTGTCCTGACCCAAGGACCGGATGCACAACCCGTCACCGCCGGTATCACCGAGTTCAATTCACAGTACCGCGCCGCCTATCACCTGATGAGCGCGGGCTCGATCGTGGCCGCCTTGCCGCCGGTTGCCATGTTCTTTTTGATGCAGAAACACTTTATCGCGGGCCTCACCCTCGGAGCAGTAAAGTAA
- a CDS encoding SDR family NAD(P)-dependent oxidoreductase produces MNATFHDLKGASVFITGGGNGIGAALTDGFLAQGAQVAFVGRSDASDFVQKMGDEHGTAPCFIQCDITDTPALQAAMDQAVAAHGPLNVLVNNAANDMRYDATQISEADWDSQHAINAKAYFFACQKAAALMAPKGSIINYSSITYLMGLAGMVPYVTANAGITGMTRALAREWGPKGIRVNAIAPGWVFTEKQETMWATPASKAAFLEKQCLQEFMRPEDMVGGTLFLASSASAMMTGQTIVIDAGVVGTG; encoded by the coding sequence ATGAACGCGACCTTCCATGACCTCAAAGGTGCCTCGGTCTTTATCACCGGCGGCGGCAACGGCATTGGTGCCGCACTCACCGACGGGTTTCTGGCGCAGGGGGCACAGGTCGCCTTTGTGGGCCGCTCGGATGCGTCGGATTTTGTGCAGAAGATGGGCGACGAACACGGCACCGCGCCGTGTTTCATCCAATGCGACATCACCGACACGCCCGCACTTCAGGCCGCCATGGATCAGGCGGTTGCAGCGCATGGTCCCTTGAACGTGCTGGTCAACAATGCCGCCAACGATATGCGATATGATGCGACACAGATTTCCGAGGCGGATTGGGACAGCCAGCATGCAATCAACGCGAAAGCCTATTTCTTTGCATGCCAGAAGGCTGCGGCTCTGATGGCACCGAAAGGATCCATCATCAACTATTCCTCGATCACCTATCTGATGGGCTTGGCAGGCATGGTGCCTTATGTGACCGCCAATGCGGGCATCACAGGCATGACCCGCGCGCTGGCCCGTGAATGGGGACCGAAAGGTATCCGCGTGAACGCCATTGCCCCCGGCTGGGTCTTTACCGAAAAGCAGGAAACCATGTGGGCGACACCCGCCTCCAAAGCAGCGTTTCTGGAAAAGCAATGCTTGCAGGAATTCATGCGTCCCGAAGACATGGTCGGCGGGACACTGTTTTTAGCCTCTTCTGCTTCCGCTATGATGACGGGGCAGACCATTGTAATCGACGCAGGCGTGGTAGGAACCGGATGA
- a CDS encoding 2-dehydro-3-deoxygalactonokinase, which translates to MTQAQIKADWIAVDWGTSNMRAWAMSASGTVLAEASSDQGMSKLRREEFEAALLSVVKDWIDGPTTVMACGMVGSRQGWVEAPYAAVPCATLPEGLVKAPVTHPDLTVYVIPGIKQASPADVMRGEETQVTGFLARNKNWDGVICLPGTHTKWVHVSADEVVSFQTFMTGELFDTIATQTVLRHSIAADGWDDAAFAEGLEMGLSRPERIAARLFSLRANGLLNDMAGTAARAQLSGLLIGTELAAAKPYWLGQNIAVIGESKLSKLYVDALATQAAPATQVNAATITLAGLTAAYQRLKG; encoded by the coding sequence ATGACCCAAGCACAGATCAAAGCCGATTGGATCGCCGTGGACTGGGGCACCAGCAACATGCGCGCCTGGGCCATGTCGGCCAGCGGCACGGTTCTGGCCGAGGCCAGTTCCGATCAAGGCATGAGCAAACTACGCCGTGAAGAGTTCGAGGCAGCTTTGCTGTCCGTGGTGAAGGACTGGATCGACGGCCCGACAACCGTGATGGCCTGCGGTATGGTCGGGTCACGCCAGGGCTGGGTCGAGGCCCCTTATGCCGCGGTCCCTTGCGCCACCCTGCCCGAAGGTTTGGTCAAGGCGCCCGTGACGCATCCTGACCTGACCGTCTATGTCATACCCGGCATCAAGCAGGCGTCCCCCGCAGACGTGATGCGCGGCGAAGAAACGCAAGTCACCGGCTTTCTGGCGCGCAACAAGAATTGGGACGGCGTGATCTGTCTGCCGGGCACACATACCAAATGGGTGCATGTCAGCGCGGATGAGGTTGTCAGCTTTCAGACCTTCATGACCGGTGAACTCTTCGACACTATCGCCACGCAAACGGTATTGCGCCACTCAATCGCCGCCGATGGCTGGGATGATGCCGCCTTTGCCGAGGGGCTCGAAATGGGGCTGTCGCGCCCTGAACGTATTGCCGCGCGGCTGTTTTCATTGCGCGCCAACGGGTTGCTCAACGATATGGCAGGGACAGCGGCCCGTGCGCAACTGTCCGGCCTCTTGATCGGCACTGAACTGGCCGCGGCAAAACCCTATTGGCTTGGCCAGAACATCGCGGTGATCGGGGAAAGCAAGCTGTCGAAACTCTATGTCGATGCTTTGGCGACACAAGCCGCACCCGCAACCCAAGTCAACGCGGCGACGATCACATTGGCTGGCCTGACGGCCGCCTATCAGCGCCTGAAAGGATAA
- a CDS encoding 2-dehydro-3-deoxy-6-phosphogalactonate aldolase: protein MHRPLIAILRGVTPSEAAPMAAALIDAGITKIEVPLNSPDPFASIKAMADAHGSDALIGAGTVLSTDDVGRVAQAGGKLVVSPNCDQRVIVATKTAGMQSWPGVMTPTECFAALKAGADGLKIFPASLLGPEGIKAIRAVLPTGTQVYAVGGAGADNFAEWMAASADGFGIGSALYKPGFSVADVAARARDMVAAYDAAAT, encoded by the coding sequence ATGCATCGCCCCTTGATCGCAATTTTGCGCGGCGTGACACCCAGCGAAGCGGCCCCCATGGCCGCCGCCCTGATTGACGCAGGCATCACCAAAATCGAAGTCCCGCTGAATTCGCCGGATCCCTTCGCCAGCATCAAGGCGATGGCCGATGCCCATGGCAGCGATGCGCTGATCGGCGCGGGTACGGTCCTGTCGACCGACGATGTGGGACGCGTGGCGCAAGCGGGTGGCAAGCTCGTGGTTTCGCCCAACTGCGACCAGCGCGTGATTGTCGCCACCAAGACCGCCGGCATGCAAAGCTGGCCTGGCGTGATGACCCCGACAGAGTGCTTTGCGGCCCTGAAAGCGGGGGCTGACGGGCTCAAGATCTTTCCCGCCAGTCTGCTTGGGCCCGAAGGCATCAAGGCAATCCGTGCGGTGTTGCCGACAGGCACGCAGGTCTATGCAGTGGGCGGCGCAGGGGCTGACAACTTTGCGGAATGGATGGCTGCCTCGGCCGATGGGTTCGGTATTGGCTCTGCCCTTTACAAACCCGGTTTTTCGGTGGCCGACGTCGCAGCAAGGGCGCGCGATATGGTCGCCGCCTATGATGCGGCTGCGACATGA
- a CDS encoding alpha-galactosidase: MNRTYRIDDGRQTLVLAARNDRLPEVVYWGALLPAGENLDTLQAAHRIDVTGGMLDENPDLSVCPEATRSFPGQPGLILRDSDGTPLLPKFCFESVAQNGALELTYKDKDNGLTLTVRFESDQDTHVITCQTTLDATRPVHLHWLAAPVLPAPQQSDEMIDVSGRWCGEFQLSRTAWAPGMRYRENRTGRTGHEHFPGLIVPCRGATNTQGEAYAFHYGWSGGHKMIAEELQDGRRQIQWGHAASMEPQAATQFKTAPLYIAYSNTGLNGCAVAFQRHLRDRIVTWPKPNAPRPVHYNCWEAVYFDHKLPVLKDIADRAAALGAERFVLDDGWFGNRDDDTRSLSDWTVDPRKYPDGLHPLIAHVHGLGMTFGIWFEPEMINEDSDIHRAHPDWVLGSADQTLGRQQKALNMALPAVRDYLYDRMSAILRDHAIDYIKWDHNRVLPMPDASQTRGSYALIDRLRTDFPEVEIESCASGGGRIDFGILQRTQRVWLSDSNDALERLRIQHDAALFLPLSVTGSHVGPRHCHTSGRTLDITFRAWVAAQRHMGFEMDPRELDARETAVLTQVTGWWKANRHWMQTADILRLDSADPAVIAEQQLARDKDRFVVFAGKAATSAQISPRPLRLTGLDPDAMYRIDLINRADLHHLSRGTPALKDAPLELSGAYLMRHGLTLPWSFPERMWVVEGARL, from the coding sequence ATGAACCGAACCTACCGTATCGACGATGGCCGTCAGACCCTTGTGCTGGCGGCCCGCAACGACCGACTGCCTGAAGTCGTCTATTGGGGTGCGCTGCTGCCAGCGGGGGAAAACCTCGACACCTTGCAGGCGGCTCACAGGATTGATGTCACAGGCGGGATGCTGGACGAAAATCCGGACCTGTCCGTATGCCCCGAAGCCACGCGCAGTTTTCCCGGCCAACCCGGTCTGATTCTGCGCGACAGCGACGGAACACCCTTGCTGCCCAAGTTCTGTTTCGAGAGCGTTGCACAGAATGGTGCGCTGGAACTCACCTACAAAGACAAAGACAACGGGCTGACGCTGACCGTGCGCTTTGAGAGCGATCAAGACACGCATGTGATCACCTGCCAGACAACACTCGATGCGACCCGCCCTGTGCACCTGCACTGGCTTGCCGCCCCTGTCCTGCCCGCCCCACAACAATCGGACGAGATGATAGACGTGTCGGGGCGGTGGTGTGGCGAATTCCAGCTGTCCCGCACCGCTTGGGCGCCCGGGATGCGTTACCGTGAAAACCGCACGGGCCGCACAGGGCACGAGCACTTTCCAGGCCTGATCGTGCCGTGCCGTGGCGCCACCAATACCCAAGGCGAGGCCTATGCCTTCCACTACGGCTGGTCCGGCGGGCACAAGATGATCGCCGAAGAATTGCAAGACGGCCGCCGCCAGATCCAATGGGGGCACGCGGCCAGCATGGAACCACAAGCGGCCACGCAGTTCAAAACCGCGCCGCTCTATATCGCCTATTCTAATACTGGCCTGAATGGCTGCGCCGTGGCCTTCCAACGCCACCTGCGCGACAGGATCGTGACATGGCCCAAACCAAACGCGCCACGCCCTGTCCATTACAACTGCTGGGAGGCCGTTTATTTCGACCATAAACTGCCAGTTCTCAAAGACATCGCTGATCGTGCGGCGGCGCTGGGGGCGGAACGCTTTGTGCTGGATGATGGCTGGTTCGGCAATCGCGATGACGACACCCGCAGCCTCTCGGACTGGACGGTCGATCCGCGCAAATATCCCGACGGCCTGCACCCGTTGATCGCACATGTGCACGGGCTTGGCATGACCTTCGGCATCTGGTTCGAACCCGAGATGATCAATGAGGACAGCGACATTCACCGCGCGCATCCGGACTGGGTGCTAGGCAGCGCGGACCAGACCCTTGGCCGCCAGCAAAAAGCGCTGAACATGGCACTGCCAGCGGTGCGCGACTATCTCTATGACCGCATGTCAGCGATCCTGCGCGACCACGCCATCGACTATATCAAATGGGACCACAACCGCGTACTGCCGATGCCCGATGCGTCGCAGACACGCGGGTCCTATGCGCTGATCGACAGGCTGCGCACGGATTTTCCTGAAGTCGAGATCGAAAGCTGTGCCTCGGGCGGTGGCCGGATCGACTTTGGCATCCTGCAACGCACCCAACGTGTCTGGCTCTCTGACAGCAACGACGCGCTGGAACGGCTACGCATCCAGCATGACGCGGCTTTGTTCCTGCCGTTGTCGGTCACCGGCAGCCACGTGGGCCCACGCCATTGCCATACGTCGGGGCGTACCCTCGATATCACATTCCGTGCATGGGTCGCGGCCCAGCGCCATATGGGGTTCGAGATGGACCCACGCGAACTGGATGCACGCGAAACGGCGGTGCTCACGCAGGTCACAGGCTGGTGGAAAGCCAACCGCCACTGGATGCAAACGGCCGACATTCTGCGCCTTGATAGTGCTGATCCTGCGGTCATCGCCGAACAGCAACTGGCCCGCGACAAGGACCGCTTTGTGGTTTTTGCAGGCAAGGCCGCAACCAGCGCCCAGATTTCCCCGCGCCCCTTGCGCCTGACGGGGCTAGACCCCGACGCCATGTACCGCATCGACCTGATCAACCGCGCGGATCTGCACCACCTGTCACGGGGAACACCCGCGCTGAAGGATGCCCCACTGGAACTCTCCGGTGCCTATCTGATGCGCCATGGCCTTACCTTGCCATGGTCCTTCCCCGAACGCATGTGGGTCGTGGAAGGAGCGCGGCTATGA